Proteins from one Mycobacterium sp. SMC-2 genomic window:
- the rsmD gene encoding 16S rRNA (guanine(966)-N(2))-methyltransferase RsmD: MTRIIGGVAGGRRIAVPPRGTRPTTDRVRESLFNILTARGDLTGVAVLDLYAGSGALGLEALSRGAASALFVESDQRSASVIARNIDALGLTGATVRRGAVATVLAAGTATAVDLVLADPPYDVEAAEVEAVLAALVTHGWADAGTVAVVERGATGAPLTWPAGWSVWSPRVYGDTRLEMAERL; encoded by the coding sequence GTGACGCGGATCATCGGCGGCGTGGCAGGCGGGCGGCGCATCGCCGTCCCGCCGCGAGGCACCAGGCCGACCACCGACCGGGTGCGTGAATCGCTTTTCAACATCCTGACCGCGCGAGGTGACCTGACGGGCGTCGCGGTGCTGGATCTCTACGCCGGTTCTGGCGCACTGGGATTGGAGGCACTGTCGCGCGGGGCGGCCTCGGCGCTGTTTGTGGAGTCGGACCAGCGCAGTGCGTCCGTCATCGCGCGCAACATCGACGCCCTGGGCTTGACGGGCGCGACGGTGCGACGCGGCGCGGTCGCGACCGTCCTGGCCGCCGGGACCGCGACCGCGGTCGACCTGGTGCTGGCCGACCCGCCCTACGACGTCGAGGCCGCCGAGGTGGAAGCCGTGTTGGCCGCTTTGGTCACCCATGGCTGGGCGGACGCCGGGACCGTGGCGGTGGTGGAGCGCGGGGCAACCGGTGCGCCGCTGACCTGGCCGGCCGGCTGGTCCGTGTGGTCGCCACGCGTGTACGGCGACACCCGCTTGGAGATGGCCGAACGACTGTGA